Proteins co-encoded in one Garra rufa chromosome 7, GarRuf1.0, whole genome shotgun sequence genomic window:
- the LOC141338282 gene encoding transmembrane protein 121-like: protein MVPPPPSNKPHVCLSCVLIMSSMALLDAYLVEQNQGPRKVGVCIMVMVGDVCFLIVLRYIAVWVGAEVRTAKRGYAMILWFFYIFVLEIKVYFVYQNYKAEGERADALTCKALTVLLSVFVPGLYVTLAAIDHMEYVRPIKKREELRSRLFWVVVDLLDILDIQASLWEPQRKGLPLWVEGLTFFYCYILLLILPCVSLSEISMQGVNIVPHKMLLYPILSLVAINFITIFIRGGNMVFYRDIRVSGILMGKNVIAIVLKTCSFVQYRRHLQEAPAPALAPELQRDAVPQSSRGAVPVVMPMSMPMPVTMPTPQVVIQDLTTLPEEPELEET, encoded by the coding sequence ATGGTTCCACCGCCCCCTTCTAACAAGCCACATGTTTGCCTTTCATGTGTGCTGATCATGAGCAGCATGGCACTGCTGGACGCCTACCTTGTGGAGCAGAATCAAGGTCCAAGGAAGGTGGGCGTCTGCATCATGGTGATGGTAGGGGACGTGTGCTTTCTCATCGTGCTGCGGTACATTGCAGTATGGGTCGGCGCTGAGGTTCGAACTGCTAAACGTGGCTATGCCATGATCCTCTGGTTCTTCTACATCTTTGTGCTGGAAATCAAGGTATACTTCGTCTATCAGAACTACAAGGCTGAAGGTGAAAGAGCGGACGCTCTTACCTGCAAGGCTTTGACGGTGCTGCTTTCCGTGTTTGTGCCAGGACTTTACGTAACGCTGGCAGCCATCGACCACATGGAATATGTCCGCCCGATCAAGAAGAGAGAGGAGTTGAGGAGTCGGCTGTTCTGGGTTGTGGTTGATCTTCTCGACATCTTGGACATTCAGGCCAGCCTATGGGAACCTCAAAGAAAAGGGCTCCCTCTATGGGTGGAGGGCCTTACTTTTTTCTACTGCTACATACTACTTCTGATACTTCCCTGTGTGTCGCTAAGCGAAATTAGCATGCAAGGCGTGAACATCGTGCCGCACAAGATGTTGCTGTATCCCATTCTCAGTTTGGTCGCCATTAACTTTATTACGATTTTTATACGGGGAGGAAATATGGTGTTTTATAGGGACATCCGAGTGTCTGGAATACTCATGGGTAAGAACGTCATCGCCATTGTCTTAAAAACGTGCAGCTTCGTGCAGTACAGGAGACACCTGCAGGAGGCACCAGCACCTGCTCTTGCTCCGGAACTACAGAGGGACGCAGTGCCACAAAGTTCACGAGGGGCAGTGCCAGTCGTAATGCCCATGTCAATGCCAATGCCTGTCACTATGCCAACTCCACAGGTAGTCATACAAGATCTCACCACACTTCCAGAAGAGCCTGAACTTGAGGAAACATGA